From a single Pasteurella atlantica genomic region:
- a CDS encoding toxin VasX gives MIKKVISDFSFEDYQKIAKDFSLDNVDWSERQCGVPKIPIYPVRYGLTKDYIDKVKGGQASYQHPVIGNIPEPSGMSRTDVHQLQQIRQGFIYIYAHTQHRESSTDCKGKWMVFRYSTNHNDANGVFHSTKIEMKNYSGKPTFFLYNWKEEGAEGNWDRAELRGYDTVFVDPDVKFIDIAYSDYAWPPQLFDSLESDDKLRQKLMVSVNTDERDKITTYSAPLEKIDEFVLEYSSKENLLVLSEVWHTCVVNAEMPIKTLDGEKGLIVALRDTLGEIQELQQCHIILSERQKQYFAEYAYPLTIGDIIHPKLMHKLRGTTYEGKEKTLFEQDMYKKQLIVDFEDEYKKIAKKGIEDYETPTKEIVAMIATLAKRPSFSGYIEALGKGVKQAKTDNGAILGSGCLLSTVGDVCYSLECSPEGEKVINSVLGATLQKEDNAFDLSEWVGFLSSMLDKVDSIVSLIHKDRRISSKLLAPFYWGMEKLFYTSGRVLVKQWILDLDNTKVALSSEKLSRIYNLEGLDKTPDEFFSAMIEEILSETKAEMLRKRIDRRERRPYLRQLKKLLKPKIKAGKMKIQAAEKISQLKAQHFHGAVGVMGIFTGLLSLSSDDAIQRKLSHSGVEYLATNRVLLKTAAITDITLATWGVASGKAWAKSLGIPEMPDKIVPPKGAGKLSLRTVGANKVAFGVLGLNIIAGVAGMIIAYGGIEAAIRHDDKIALWSYRMIMISGAVTTAGGAVSIMTAGAAKGTLMAGLGSAMAPVLFVAAIIAIIAGGILFFFAKDELQSWLSTGFWGNSENYPFWRLEEREEISRQINDAKILANLEAKKASESDIPTEESFEYSRINRGFIEELYEYGILGGLQVSQLSTGTRFVTIRCAEFSKTPPNTTNLIVKYSVIREGKLITNKLTWKAQLISQSFVVIDLKEEKITDKAIRIDATFTDKEDEEFEGYSETVEYKNALTKIARERGSGYWPIYGLREVKR, from the coding sequence ATGATAAAAAAGGTTATATCAGATTTTAGTTTTGAAGATTATCAAAAGATAGCAAAAGATTTTTCATTGGATAATGTAGATTGGTCAGAGCGTCAATGTGGAGTACCAAAGATACCAATTTATCCTGTTCGCTATGGTTTAACGAAAGATTATATTGATAAAGTAAAAGGAGGGCAAGCTTCTTATCAACACCCAGTTATAGGTAATATTCCTGAGCCAAGTGGAATGAGTCGTACTGACGTGCACCAATTACAACAAATCCGTCAAGGTTTTATCTATATTTATGCTCATACTCAACATAGAGAGTCATCAACGGACTGTAAGGGTAAATGGATGGTATTTCGCTATTCGACAAATCATAATGATGCGAATGGCGTTTTTCATTCTACTAAGATAGAGATGAAAAATTATTCGGGTAAGCCGACATTTTTTCTTTATAATTGGAAAGAAGAGGGGGCAGAAGGGAATTGGGATAGAGCGGAGTTAAGGGGATATGATACGGTCTTTGTCGATCCAGATGTTAAGTTTATTGATATTGCGTATAGTGATTATGCCTGGCCGCCACAGTTATTTGATAGTTTAGAGAGTGATGATAAATTACGTCAAAAATTGATGGTATCAGTAAATACAGATGAGAGGGATAAAATAACGACATATTCAGCCCCATTGGAAAAGATTGATGAGTTTGTGTTGGAGTATAGCAGTAAAGAAAATTTATTAGTGTTGAGTGAGGTGTGGCATACTTGTGTTGTGAATGCGGAAATGCCGATAAAGACGTTAGATGGAGAAAAAGGGTTAATCGTTGCATTAAGAGACACCTTAGGAGAGATACAGGAATTACAACAGTGTCATATAATTTTATCGGAAAGGCAGAAGCAGTATTTTGCTGAATATGCTTATCCTTTGACAATAGGGGATATAATCCACCCTAAGTTAATGCATAAGTTGAGAGGGACGACTTATGAGGGTAAGGAAAAGACGTTATTTGAACAAGATATGTATAAAAAGCAACTTATAGTTGATTTTGAAGATGAATATAAAAAAATTGCAAAGAAAGGGATAGAGGATTATGAGACCCCCACTAAAGAGATAGTGGCGATGATAGCGACGTTAGCGAAAAGACCGTCTTTTTCGGGTTATATAGAGGCTTTGGGAAAGGGAGTAAAGCAGGCGAAGACGGATAATGGGGCAATACTTGGAAGTGGTTGTTTGTTGTCTACAGTGGGCGATGTTTGTTACTCATTGGAATGCTCTCCAGAGGGAGAGAAGGTAATTAATTCGGTGTTGGGCGCGACACTTCAAAAAGAAGATAATGCCTTTGATTTAAGTGAATGGGTTGGTTTTTTATCATCAATGTTAGATAAAGTGGATAGTATTGTTAGTCTGATTCATAAAGATAGGCGAATAAGCAGTAAATTGTTAGCCCCATTTTATTGGGGGATGGAGAAGCTTTTTTATACGAGTGGTCGAGTATTAGTTAAACAATGGATATTAGATTTAGACAATACTAAGGTTGCATTATCGAGTGAAAAACTATCTCGTATTTATAATTTAGAAGGTTTAGATAAAACACCAGATGAGTTTTTTTCTGCAATGATAGAAGAGATTTTATCAGAAACCAAGGCAGAGATGTTGCGAAAAAGAATAGATCGCCGAGAAAGAAGACCGTATTTACGCCAGTTGAAAAAGTTATTAAAGCCGAAGATAAAAGCAGGGAAAATGAAGATTCAGGCGGCAGAAAAGATAAGCCAATTGAAGGCTCAACATTTTCATGGAGCAGTAGGGGTAATGGGTATTTTTACGGGATTGTTATCATTAAGTTCAGATGATGCGATACAACGTAAATTGTCACACAGTGGGGTGGAGTATTTAGCAACAAATAGGGTGTTGTTAAAAACGGCGGCAATAACAGATATTACGTTGGCGACTTGGGGTGTGGCGTCAGGTAAGGCGTGGGCAAAGAGTTTGGGGATACCTGAGATGCCGGATAAGATAGTTCCACCAAAAGGAGCCGGAAAATTAAGTTTACGAACAGTGGGGGCGAATAAGGTCGCTTTTGGTGTTCTTGGGTTAAATATTATTGCAGGCGTAGCGGGTATGATTATTGCTTATGGAGGCATTGAAGCAGCGATAAGGCATGATGATAAAATAGCTTTATGGAGCTATCGAATGATTATGATATCAGGGGCGGTAACGACAGCGGGTGGTGCTGTAAGTATAATGACGGCAGGAGCAGCGAAGGGGACATTAATGGCTGGATTAGGCTCTGCTATGGCACCAGTACTATTTGTAGCCGCTATTATTGCGATTATAGCAGGAGGGATCTTATTTTTCTTTGCTAAAGATGAATTACAAAGTTGGCTAAGTACAGGGTTTTGGGGAAATTCTGAAAATTATCCGTTTTGGAGATTGGAAGAGCGAGAGGAAATATCAAGACAAATAAATGACGCCAAAATATTAGCCAATCTTGAAGCAAAGAAAGCGTCAGAGAGCGATATTCCTACTGAAGAATCTTTTGAATATAGCCGTATCAACAGAGGTTTTATTGAAGAATTGTATGAATATGGTATTTTAGGTGGCTTACAAGTCAGTCAACTATCTACTGGGACTCGTTTCGTGACTATTAGATGTGCCGAGTTTAGTAAAACACCTCCTAATACAACTAACTTAATCGTTAAGTACAGTGTGATTAGAGAAGGTAAACTAATCACCAATAAGCTGACTTGGAAGGCACAATTAATCTCACAAAGTTTTGTTGTGATTGATTTAAAGGAAGAAAAGATAACAGATAAAGCGATTCGTATTGATGCCACATTTACAGATAAGGAAGATGAGGAATTTGAAGGATACAGTGAAACGGTTGAATATAAGAATGCGTTAACTAAAATAGCCAGAGAAAGAGGGTCGGGCTACTGGCCTATTTATGGATTAAGGGAGGTGAAAAGATGA